In one Methanobrevibacter arboriphilus genomic region, the following are encoded:
- a CDS encoding transcriptional regulator, with protein MKEYSDEIIEFLVYVKPSKYRQKILISLKDEKLKIPSEIARDVGAITSHISIYLSGLKEKNLIKCINEEATKGRLYHITENGKKVLKYI; from the coding sequence ATGAAAGAATACAGTGATGAAATAATAGAATTTTTAGTATATGTTAAACCTTCAAAATATAGACAAAAGATATTAATATCACTTAAAGATGAAAAATTAAAAATTCCTTCTGAAATAGCTAGAGATGTTGGAGCAATAACAAGCCATATTAGTATCTATTTATCTGGATTAAAAGAAAAAAATCTAATAAAATGCATTAATGAAGAAGCAACTAAAGGAAGACTATATCATATAACAGAAAATGGTAAAAAAGTATTAAAATA